The nucleotide sequence CCAGTCGCCCTGATCGAACTGCGCCGTCAGCGTGGGCTGACCCAGCGTCCGTAGCACCGAGTCGCGATTATCGACGCCCGGTTGAACCGAGTTCACCAGATCGGCGTCGATGACATAGCCCTGATGGCTTCTGAGCGGCGCGCACGCCGACGCTGCCAGCGAAAGGGCCAGCAGCGACGCGATCGCACGGGGACCGGACAGCGCCATCGAAATCTCCTGAACTCAACAATACCGATGCGCGCCCTTTGCCGATTGCATCGAACGCGATGCGCCTCAATATGCGGCCAGCGCACGCCAAACAAGGCCGTGTACGATCAGGGAATTCGATGGGACTGCTGCAACGCCTTTTCGGCTCAACCCCACAGCGCGAAGGAGAGCCGCTGTACAACGCGATCGTCGCCCGCGCGCGCCAGCCGCACTGGTATCAGGCGGGCGCCGTTCCGGACACGATCGACGGCCGGTTCGACATGATCGCCGCGGTTCTGACGATGGTTCTGCTGCGCCTGGAACACGACGGCGAATCGTCGGGCACGCTGTCTGCGTCGGTGGCGGAGTGCTTTATCGACGACATGGATGGCCAGCTTCGCCAGCAGGGGGTGGGTGACATCATGGTCGGCAAGCATGTCGGCAAGATGATGGGCATGTTGGGCGGGCGGCTGGGCGCCTATCGCGACGGACTGTCGGGTGGCGATCTGGACGGCGCGCTGGTCCGCAACATCTATCGCGGGGAAGCGCCCGCGCCGGCTGCGCTCGACCATGTGCGCGCCGCGCTGATCGGTTTTCGCGCAGCGCTGGACGAGATCGGCGCCGACCGGCTTCGCAACGGGGAACTGCCATGACGCCCGAATTTTCGCGCCCGCTACGCCTGGACCAGATCGGTGCGGGCGAAAGCGAGCATCATGTCGATGCGACGGCCGATGAACGCCGCGCGCTGGCGGGGCGTTTCGGGCTGCTGGCGCTGGACCGGCTGGCGGCCGATTATGCCGTGCGGCGCGACGCGGTGGGCGTCATCGCGACCGGCACGCTGAAGGGCAGGGTATCGCAAGCGTGTGTCGCCACCGGAAAGCCCGTGTCCGCGACAATCGACCAGCCCTTTACCCTGCGCTTCCAGCCCGAACCCGGTGACGATACGCCGGAGGAGGTTGAGCTGGACGCCGATGATTGCGACACGATTTTCTTCACCGGCGGCGCCATCGACCTGGGCGAAGCCGCGGCACAGACGCTGGCGCTGGCGCTCGAACCCTTCCCCCGCGCCGCCGATGCAGAGGACGCGCTGCGCGAAGCGGGCGTGCTGAGCGAGGATCAGGCCGGTCCCTTTGCCGGGCTGGCGGCGCTGAAGGAAAAGCTGGGCAAGGGCTGAGTCCGTCAGCGGTCGGATTTGACCGCCATCAATGCACCCGCCAACCGTTCGGGCATCAGGTCGCGCAAGGGAGAGTCCCATGAGCGATCGGGAATTCGGGCCGGTGGACACGGTGGTGCCAATCGCCCGCTATTGGCATGTCATTCGGGAGATCGAAGTCGCGCGGCTGCTGGCCCGGCAGGACCGGCGGGAGCGGCTTTGCGACGCGCTGGAAGCATGTGCCGACGCCCTGCCCGACCGGCCCAGCGACGAACATGCGCGGCAGCTATGCGCCGCGCTCGATACGCTGGCGCACGATCAGGACGGTGACGACGACCGCTTCCTGCGTTCGATCTTTCACTTGCAGGCCGACGACCCACTGACCGACGCGCTGCTGGGTCGCATCATGCAGGCACGCATCGCCGATGCCGCGACCTGTCAGGAACTGATCGCCGCACTGACGCCGCAGGGGCCCGACCAGCAACCGCTGGATGCCGACGCGATGGGGTATTTGTTGCGCTGCTGCTTCACCGCGTGGCGACAGGCGATCGCGTTCGAGGAACTGGCGATACTGACGCTGGCCGACCGGCGCCTGACGCGGGAAGCGCGCGAGATGCTGATCGCGCGGATCGCGCACCGCGCGCCGTGATCAGGCGGCTTCCGACCGATCCTCCAGCGCCGCCGGATCGCTGATCGTGATCGCCCGCCCACCAGGCAGGCGGATGACGCCTGCGGCCTTCAGCTTGGTCATCTGACGGCTGACCGTTTCGATGGTCAGGCCCAGCACATCGGCCATCTGCCCGCGCGTCAACGGCAGGTCGAAGGTCACCGGGCCGTCGGCGGTGGCGCGGCACCCGTCCGACCCGGCACGCGCCGCCATGTCGAGCAGGAAGCCCGCGACCTTTTCCTCCGCCGATTTGCGGGCCAGTGCCAACATCCGCCCGCGCGCCGCGCTCAATGCCTGCAGCGTGCGATGCAACAACAGCCGCTCCATCCGCACATGATCCTCCAGCACGCGTTCGAATGGCACGCGGGGGAACACGCATAGTTCGGCGTCGGTCAGCGCGGTGATGGTGAAATCGGCCTGTTCGGCATAAGGTTGGCCG is from Sphingomonas sp. IW22 and encodes:
- a CDS encoding ubiquinol-cytochrome C chaperone family protein, with product MGLLQRLFGSTPQREGEPLYNAIVARARQPHWYQAGAVPDTIDGRFDMIAAVLTMVLLRLEHDGESSGTLSASVAECFIDDMDGQLRQQGVGDIMVGKHVGKMMGMLGGRLGAYRDGLSGGDLDGALVRNIYRGEAPAPAALDHVRAALIGFRAALDEIGADRLRNGELP
- a CDS encoding DUF177 domain-containing protein; translation: MTPEFSRPLRLDQIGAGESEHHVDATADERRALAGRFGLLALDRLAADYAVRRDAVGVIATGTLKGRVSQACVATGKPVSATIDQPFTLRFQPEPGDDTPEEVELDADDCDTIFFTGGAIDLGEAAAQTLALALEPFPRAADAEDALREAGVLSEDQAGPFAGLAALKEKLGKG
- a CDS encoding Crp/Fnr family transcriptional regulator, whose amino-acid sequence is MTRPRRPIVERHVMGRAIPASPPIRGRTATGDKPPGSRYAGVMALTDICSDCAVRDQALCGSLNDQELQALNALGQRRHVARGESVMWAGDESVICANLLSGVLKLVASTADGREQIVGLLHAADFVGQPYAEQADFTITALTDAELCVFPRVPFERVLEDHVRMERLLLHRTLQALSAARGRMLALARKSAEEKVAGFLLDMAARAGSDGCRATADGPVTFDLPLTRGQMADVLGLTIETVSRQMTKLKAAGVIRLPGGRAITISDPAALEDRSEAA